One genomic region from Paroceanicella profunda encodes:
- a CDS encoding acyl-CoA synthetase, translating into MTNAAYNTDLPRTPANFQPLTPLTLLERAAHVFPDHCAIIHGAQRVTYRDFYARARRLGSALAGLGIGRGDTVSALLFNTPPMLEAHYGVPMCDAVLNAINTRLDPAGIAFILDHAEAKVLILDRELVPLARAALEIARVSPVLIEYNDPTAPGADTLGGTDYEAFVGGGDPEYPWQMPRDEWDAIALNYTSGTTGDPKGVVYHHRGATLLATGNALHAGMRQHPVYLWTLPMFHCNGWCFPWTLSALAGTHVCLRAVRAGAMYDAIVTHGVTHMCGAPIVMSTLLAAGEGEKRDVPQQVEFLTAAAPPPESVLAAMAEAGFRVTHVYGLTEVYGPAVINEWKRDWDALDPEAQARLKSRQGVRYAALEGLDVFDVEAGQPVPADGASLGEVVFRGNVVMKGYFKNPAATQKALKDGWFWSGDLAVKHPDGYIQLKDRSKDIIISGGENISSIEVEEVIFKHPAVAMCAVVAKPDDKWGETPCVFVELRPGREASAEEILAHARAGLAGFKCPRYVVFGELPKTSTGKIQKFALREKARAL; encoded by the coding sequence ATGACCAACGCCGCCTACAACACGGATCTGCCGCGCACGCCGGCCAATTTCCAGCCCCTGACACCGCTCACGCTTCTGGAGCGGGCGGCGCATGTGTTTCCCGATCACTGCGCCATCATTCACGGTGCCCAGCGCGTGACCTATCGTGACTTCTACGCCCGCGCCCGGCGGCTGGGCTCGGCCCTCGCCGGGCTCGGCATCGGCCGGGGCGACACCGTCTCGGCACTTCTGTTCAACACGCCGCCGATGCTGGAGGCGCATTACGGCGTGCCGATGTGCGACGCCGTGCTCAACGCCATCAACACCCGGCTGGATCCCGCCGGCATCGCCTTCATCCTCGACCATGCCGAGGCGAAGGTGCTGATCCTCGACCGGGAGCTGGTGCCCCTCGCCCGCGCCGCGCTGGAGATCGCCCGGGTCTCACCCGTGCTCATCGAGTACAACGACCCCACCGCCCCGGGCGCCGACACCCTCGGCGGCACCGACTACGAGGCCTTCGTCGGCGGGGGCGATCCGGAGTACCCCTGGCAGATGCCGCGGGACGAGTGGGACGCCATCGCCCTCAACTACACCTCCGGCACCACGGGGGACCCGAAGGGCGTGGTCTACCACCATCGCGGCGCCACGCTTCTGGCCACGGGCAATGCCCTGCACGCCGGAATGCGCCAGCATCCGGTCTACCTCTGGACCCTGCCGATGTTTCACTGCAACGGTTGGTGCTTTCCATGGACGCTCTCGGCGCTGGCGGGCACCCATGTCTGCCTGCGCGCCGTGCGGGCGGGGGCGATGTATGACGCGATCGTCACGCACGGCGTGACGCATATGTGTGGTGCGCCCATCGTGATGTCCACCCTCCTCGCGGCGGGCGAGGGCGAGAAGCGCGACGTGCCCCAGCAGGTGGAATTCCTCACCGCCGCCGCGCCCCCGCCGGAGAGCGTGCTGGCCGCGATGGCCGAGGCGGGGTTCCGCGTCACCCATGTCTACGGCCTCACCGAAGTCTACGGCCCGGCCGTGATCAACGAGTGGAAGCGCGACTGGGACGCGCTGGATCCGGAGGCCCAGGCGCGGCTGAAATCCCGGCAGGGGGTGCGCTACGCCGCGCTGGAAGGGCTCGACGTCTTCGACGTGGAAGCCGGCCAGCCGGTGCCCGCCGATGGCGCCAGCCTCGGCGAGGTGGTGTTTCGCGGCAACGTGGTGATGAAGGGCTACTTCAAGAACCCCGCCGCGACGCAGAAGGCCCTCAAGGACGGCTGGTTCTGGTCCGGTGACCTCGCGGTGAAGCACCCGGACGGCTATATCCAGCTCAAGGACCGCTCCAAGGACATCATCATCTCCGGGGGCGAGAACATCTCCTCCATCGAGGTGGAGGAGGTGATCTTCAAGCACCCCGCCGTCGCCATGTGCGCCGTGGTCGCCAAGCCGGACGACAAGTGGGGCGAGACACCCTGCGTCTTCGTGGAGCTGCGCCCCGGCCGCGAGGCCAGCGCCGAGGAGATCCTGGCCCACGCCCGCGCCGGGCTGGCCGGTTTCAAGTGCCCCCGCTACGTGGTGTTCGGCGAACTGCCGAAGACCTCGACCGGAAAGATCCAGAAATTCGCCCTGCGCGAGAAGGCGCGCGCGCTGTGA
- a CDS encoding CynX/NimT family MFS transporter → MSNRQPTSWPHVAAGLFAGVCIALLVGKMSATVPLLRENFGTGLTAMGFYISLLSLAFALGGLGFGLLVRRIGARRAAVAGLALGAIGSGLGALAPSFPLLFLTRAAEALGYSLTVTAIPSLIQSKTAPPDRSFAMALWGTWLPIGVSVMLAIAALAIGFLGWRGIFALVAAANLAACVLIARLYHRDPPLVTGRVNLRGTLRRDPVRHVVAFVCFSAPSLVVMSFLPTLLHDDYGVSVRSANAVVTGAVLAMVPATLSAGWLLGRGVRPDLMAALGFVAGGTLAIPLFGGFLPLWAVVICAGAYNLVGGLVAAVLWSAVPRMMRNMDEAPVLNGLLFQGAGIGQLIGPPLAGVCVGLIGSWSGVWLFTIPFAMTGCWLALNFGRR, encoded by the coding sequence ATGAGCAACCGCCAGCCAACCTCCTGGCCGCACGTGGCCGCCGGGTTGTTCGCCGGCGTGTGCATTGCGCTGCTGGTGGGCAAGATGTCGGCCACGGTGCCGCTGCTGCGCGAGAACTTCGGCACCGGGCTCACGGCAATGGGCTTCTACATCTCGCTGCTCAGCCTCGCCTTCGCCCTGGGCGGGTTGGGCTTCGGGCTTCTGGTCCGGCGGATCGGGGCGCGCCGGGCAGCCGTTGCCGGGCTGGCGCTGGGCGCCATCGGCTCGGGCCTGGGCGCGCTGGCGCCGAGCTTTCCGCTGCTGTTCCTCACCCGGGCGGCGGAGGCGCTGGGCTATTCGCTCACCGTGACGGCCATTCCCTCGCTGATCCAGTCGAAGACCGCGCCGCCGGACCGGTCCTTCGCCATGGCGCTCTGGGGCACCTGGCTGCCGATCGGGGTGAGCGTGATGCTCGCCATCGCCGCCCTCGCCATCGGGTTTCTCGGCTGGCGGGGGATCTTCGCGCTGGTGGCGGCGGCCAATCTCGCGGCCTGCGTGCTGATCGCGCGGCTCTATCACCGTGACCCGCCGCTGGTGACCGGGCGGGTGAACCTGCGCGGCACCCTGCGGCGCGACCCGGTGCGCCATGTGGTGGCCTTCGTGTGCTTCTCCGCGCCGAGCCTGGTGGTGATGTCCTTCCTGCCCACCCTGCTGCATGACGATTACGGCGTCAGCGTGCGCAGCGCGAACGCGGTGGTGACCGGGGCCGTGCTGGCCATGGTGCCGGCCACCCTTTCTGCCGGCTGGCTGCTGGGGCGGGGCGTGCGGCCGGACCTGATGGCCGCCCTGGGCTTCGTGGCCGGCGGGACGCTGGCCATTCCGCTGTTCGGCGGCTTCCTGCCGCTCTGGGCCGTGGTGATCTGCGCCGGGGCCTACAACCTCGTGGGCGGGCTGGTGGCCGCGGTGCTCTGGAGCGCCGTGCCGCGCATGATGCGCAACATGGACGAGGCGCCGGTGCTCAACGGGCTGCTGTTCCAGGGCGCGGGCATCGGCCAGCTGATCGGGCCGCCGCTGGCCGGCGTCTGCGTGGGGCTGATCGGAAGCTGGTCCGGCGTGTGGCTGTTCACCATTCCCTTCGCGATGACCGGCTGCTGGCTGGCGCTGAACTTCGGCCGCCGCTGA
- a CDS encoding SDR family NAD(P)-dependent oxidoreductase, with translation MGLLTGKTAIITGAVTGVGLAVSRKFAAAGARLVLTDTNDAKLAEEARDLRESGAEIVTFSCELKEKLSVNNLIALALGNYDEIDILVNASRVMRYGDALENADEDLDVMMDTNLKGALRLSQAVARRMISQAEGRTDTPAGGNGAIVNISSIAGQRTLPDLLAYSVTCAAIDQMTRNLAVALAPSGIRVNGVALGGVMTANLRDSLKSQEELRAKMIAVTPLGRVGEATEAADAVAWLASSAASFVTGQILAVDGGRTVLDPLSVPAH, from the coding sequence ATGGGCCTGCTGACTGGCAAGACCGCGATCATCACCGGCGCCGTGACCGGCGTGGGGCTCGCGGTGTCACGCAAGTTCGCGGCGGCCGGCGCCCGACTGGTGCTGACCGACACGAATGACGCCAAGCTGGCCGAGGAGGCGCGCGACCTGCGCGAATCCGGGGCCGAGATCGTCACCTTCTCCTGCGAGCTGAAGGAGAAGCTTTCGGTCAACAACCTCATCGCCCTGGCGCTGGGGAACTACGACGAGATCGACATCCTCGTGAACGCCTCCCGCGTGATGCGCTACGGCGACGCGCTGGAGAATGCCGACGAGGATCTCGACGTGATGATGGACACCAACCTCAAGGGCGCGCTGCGCCTGAGCCAGGCGGTGGCGCGGCGGATGATCTCCCAGGCCGAGGGCCGGACGGACACGCCCGCCGGCGGCAACGGCGCCATCGTGAACATCAGCTCCATCGCCGGCCAGCGCACCCTGCCGGACCTGCTGGCCTACTCGGTGACCTGCGCGGCCATCGACCAGATGACGCGCAACCTCGCCGTGGCGCTGGCGCCCAGCGGCATCCGGGTGAACGGCGTCGCGCTGGGGGGCGTGATGACGGCGAACCTGCGCGACTCGCTCAAGAGCCAGGAGGAGCTGCGCGCGAAGATGATCGCCGTCACGCCGCTGGGCCGGGTGGGCGAGGCGACGGAGGCGGCGGATGCCGTGGCCTGGCTCGCCTCCTCGGCGGCGAGCTTCGTGACCGGGCAGATCCTGGCGGTGGACGGCGGGCGCACCGTGCTCGACCCGCTCAGCGTGCCCGCTCACTGA
- a CDS encoding FAD-dependent monooxygenase — MKPDADVLIAGGGLAGCLMALALARGGLSSVLCDSLPAETRGARSFDGRAYAIAASCTRLLDGLGLWERLQTFAEPMRDIVVSDGRIGAAPSPFFLHFDHREGDSGPFAWMVEDRHLRRALLDAVADAPLIDHRAPVRVTDHETTAAGASLTLSDGTRLTGRMIIACDGRRSAIAARAGIRHMRRDYGQTGLVCAVAHDRPHEGVAHEYFLPAGPFAILPLPHNRVSLVWTETPANARRIIGLGDADFHDELRTRFGDFLGETRLEGQRYSYPLTLSLAEDYVRPRLALLGDAAHGIHPLAGQGLNLALKDVAALAEVLVDGARLGEDIGSLLTLERYQSWRRFDATAVALACDGLNRLFSNDNPLLRPLRDIGLGLVGRLPAARRFFMREAAGSMGELPRLMRGRPL; from the coding sequence ATGAAACCCGATGCGGATGTGCTGATCGCCGGCGGCGGACTTGCCGGCTGCCTGATGGCCCTCGCGCTGGCGCGCGGCGGCCTGTCCAGCGTCCTGTGCGACAGCCTGCCGGCCGAAACGCGGGGCGCGCGCAGCTTCGACGGCCGCGCCTATGCGATCGCGGCCTCCTGCACGCGGCTGCTTGACGGGCTGGGCCTGTGGGAGCGCCTGCAGACCTTCGCCGAGCCGATGCGCGACATCGTGGTCTCCGACGGGCGCATCGGCGCCGCGCCTTCGCCGTTCTTCCTGCATTTCGACCACCGCGAGGGCGATTCCGGCCCCTTCGCCTGGATGGTCGAGGACCGTCACCTGCGCCGCGCGCTGCTGGACGCGGTGGCCGACGCGCCGCTCATCGACCACCGCGCGCCCGTCCGGGTCACCGACCACGAGACGACGGCCGCGGGCGCCAGCCTCACCCTGTCGGATGGCACCCGGCTGACCGGGCGGATGATCATCGCCTGCGACGGACGCCGGAGCGCCATCGCCGCGCGTGCCGGCATCCGCCACATGCGGCGGGATTATGGCCAGACCGGCCTGGTCTGCGCCGTGGCGCACGACCGGCCGCACGAGGGCGTGGCGCACGAGTATTTCCTGCCCGCCGGGCCCTTCGCCATCCTGCCGCTGCCGCACAACCGGGTGTCGCTGGTCTGGACCGAGACGCCGGCCAACGCGCGGCGGATCATCGGCCTCGGCGACGCCGATTTCCATGACGAGCTGCGCACCCGATTCGGCGATTTCCTCGGCGAGACGCGGCTGGAGGGGCAGCGCTACAGCTACCCGCTCACCCTGTCGCTGGCCGAAGACTACGTGCGCCCGCGCCTCGCCCTGCTGGGCGACGCGGCGCATGGCATCCACCCGCTGGCCGGGCAGGGGCTGAATCTCGCGCTGAAGGACGTGGCCGCGCTGGCCGAGGTGCTGGTGGACGGCGCCCGGCTGGGCGAGGACATCGGCAGCCTGCTCACGCTGGAGCGCTACCAGTCCTGGCGGCGCTTTGACGCCACCGCCGTGGCGCTGGCGTGTGACGGGCTCAACCGACTGTTCTCGAACGACAATCCCCTGCTGCGCCCGCTGCGCGACATCGGGCTGGGGCTGGTCGGGCGGCTGCCCGCGGCGCGGCGCTTCTTCATGCGCGAGGCGGCGGGCTCCATGGGCGAGCTGCCGCGGCTGATGCGCGGACGGCCGCTCTGA
- a CDS encoding class I SAM-dependent methyltransferase has translation MTDLDRLVFPVADGTVALPAGPMLFLNARPGPGLSELGPERLQCEQGFRPEHDALAGIAVAPRVEGGDFASAAVLVTRNRAETLGLVARALGALPEGGLLLVSGAKTDGIDSILSRVKAVVPVQGGLSKGHGRTFWLTRPAELPEAVSGWAAEAAPRRNAGDFLTAPGMFSHDHADPGSALLVEALAGVKKGLKGRVADLGSGYGWLSAAVLAAHPDIRSLALYEADHAALEAARVNVADPRASFHWADATGLGKRDGPFDVVITNPPFHTGRAAEPALGQAFIAAAARVLTPGGRLYLVANRQLPYEAALEQAFIERDTLATTGGFKVLTAFRPKKK, from the coding sequence ATGACCGATCTAGATCGCCTGGTGTTTCCCGTCGCCGACGGCACGGTGGCTTTGCCCGCCGGCCCGATGCTGTTCCTCAATGCCCGCCCGGGGCCCGGCCTGTCCGAGCTCGGGCCCGAACGCCTGCAGTGCGAACAGGGCTTCCGCCCCGAACACGATGCGCTGGCCGGCATCGCCGTGGCGCCGCGCGTGGAGGGGGGCGATTTCGCCTCCGCCGCCGTGCTGGTGACGCGCAACCGCGCCGAGACGCTGGGCCTGGTGGCCCGGGCGCTGGGCGCGCTGCCGGAGGGCGGGCTGCTGCTCGTCTCCGGCGCGAAGACCGACGGGATCGACAGCATCCTCTCGCGGGTGAAGGCCGTGGTGCCGGTGCAGGGCGGCCTGTCGAAGGGCCATGGCCGGACCTTCTGGCTCACCCGCCCGGCCGAGCTGCCGGAGGCCGTGAGCGGCTGGGCCGCGGAGGCGGCGCCGCGCCGCAACGCCGGCGATTTCCTCACCGCGCCGGGCATGTTCAGCCATGATCATGCGGATCCGGGCTCCGCGCTGCTGGTGGAGGCGCTGGCCGGGGTGAAGAAGGGGCTGAAGGGCCGGGTGGCCGATCTCGGCTCCGGCTACGGCTGGCTCTCCGCCGCCGTGCTCGCCGCGCATCCCGACATCCGCAGCCTCGCGCTCTACGAGGCCGACCACGCGGCGCTGGAGGCCGCGCGCGTGAATGTCGCGGACCCGCGCGCCAGCTTCCACTGGGCCGATGCCACCGGGCTGGGCAAGCGCGACGGGCCCTTCGACGTTGTGATCACAAACCCGCCGTTCCACACCGGGCGGGCCGCCGAGCCGGCGCTGGGGCAGGCGTTCATCGCCGCCGCGGCGCGCGTGCTCACCCCGGGCGGCCGGCTCTACCTGGTCGCCAACCGGCAGCTCCCCTATGAGGCGGCGCTGGAGCAGGCCTTCATCGAGCGTGACACGCTGGCCACCACGGGCGGCTTCAAGGTGCTCACCGCGTTCCGACCGAAGAAGAAATGA
- a CDS encoding nuclear transport factor 2 family protein, with protein MQPNPHDPRLRTDLTANERTVLRFMDECLHGDNLALIDELVAEDYVQHTPGIGQGREGIRRYFHEVASRRPGRKDWRPVHLFACGDFVILHKLLPTTVIVDILRFNERGQLAEHWDVVQRHPEPDYDPMKRSEEDLSRFAALFAAGA; from the coding sequence ATGCAGCCAAACCCCCACGATCCCCGCCTGCGCACCGATCTCACCGCCAACGAACGCACCGTCCTGCGCTTCATGGACGAGTGCCTGCACGGCGACAATCTGGCCCTGATCGACGAGCTCGTGGCCGAGGATTACGTCCAGCACACGCCGGGCATCGGGCAGGGCCGCGAGGGGATCCGCCGCTACTTCCACGAGGTGGCCTCGCGCCGCCCGGGCCGGAAGGACTGGCGCCCGGTCCACCTGTTCGCCTGCGGCGACTTCGTCATCCTGCACAAGCTGCTGCCGACGACAGTGATCGTCGACATCCTGCGTTTCAACGAGAGGGGGCAGCTTGCCGAGCATTGGGACGTGGTCCAGCGCCACCCGGAGCCGGATTACGATCCGATGAAGCGCTCGGAGGAGGACCTTTCCCGCTTCGCCGCCCTGTTCGCGGCCGGCGCCTGA
- a CDS encoding LysE family translocator, whose amino-acid sequence MPVELGTYLAFVGASILLLLLPGPTVLTVISQSLAHGRRTALPSVLGVGLGDLCAASLSLLGVGTLLAASATAFEVMKFAGAAYLVWMGVKMWRNPPGEALLVPVAPARRRVMFRDAALVTLFNPKAILFFVAFVPQFIRHDAPFAPQAAVLVVTFSGLGMLNSWAYAALANRARGLIRRPAVLRRATRGAAAMLIAAGVASAFTRRAA is encoded by the coding sequence ATGCCCGTCGAATTGGGAACCTACCTCGCCTTCGTGGGCGCCAGCATCCTGTTGCTGCTGCTGCCCGGCCCGACGGTGCTGACCGTGATCTCGCAGTCGCTCGCCCATGGCCGGCGCACCGCGCTGCCCAGCGTGCTGGGCGTGGGGCTGGGAGACCTCTGCGCCGCCTCGCTGTCGCTGCTGGGCGTGGGCACGCTGCTCGCGGCCTCCGCCACCGCCTTCGAGGTGATGAAATTCGCCGGCGCGGCCTACCTTGTGTGGATGGGCGTGAAGATGTGGCGCAACCCGCCGGGCGAGGCGCTGCTGGTGCCCGTGGCCCCGGCCCGCCGCCGGGTGATGTTCCGCGACGCGGCGCTGGTGACGCTGTTCAACCCGAAGGCCATCCTGTTCTTCGTCGCCTTCGTGCCGCAGTTCATCCGGCACGACGCGCCCTTCGCCCCGCAGGCGGCGGTTCTGGTGGTCACCTTCTCCGGCCTCGGCATGCTGAACAGCTGGGCCTATGCCGCCCTCGCGAACCGGGCGCGCGGGCTGATTCGCCGCCCCGCCGTGCTGCGTCGCGCCACCCGCGGCGCCGCGGCCATGCTGATCGCCGCCGGCGTGGCCTCCGCCTTCACCCGCCGCGCCGCCTGA